The DNA window CCCTATTCTCCATACCAAAAAAACAACTTTAATCTCTCAGATAATACTTCCGACTTGTTATCCCCATCGGTACCAGATCGAAATACTTTGACTGAAGATCCTTCTGGGATACGATACTTGTCCATCGGAAATATATATCCATCCAACATGCCTATAATTCTATACATGGCGTAGGCCAACACTAGGAATACTAATAAATATTTGAGCGCACGCAGACACTTACGTAGTGAAATTATCATAACCTTCCCTCTCTTTCTATACCCAAACTAAGATCCTATTAATTAAAAATAAGGACATTGTTTATAACAGTATATAAAAGAGACACAAAGTTTATGTACATTTATACTAGACAAGGATTGTTCTCTGACTACCTAGCCAGATAGCAAAAAAAGCTCCAAACGGCACGGTGGCCGTGAGAAGCTTTTTGGTTCGAATGATTAGTTAGTGCTTTCACCTTTATCCTGGTTATCACTATTCTTGTCTTTACAACGATAGCAAATGCCATGAAAATCAAGGCGATGATCGAGTACCGTAAAATTGAACTCTTTGTCCAATCGTTCCTCGAGCTCTCCAAGCCAGTCTTCGCGGATTTCATCCATTGCCCCGCATTGCACACATATCAAGTGATGGTGATGATGCTTGGATGTATCTGTACGCAAATCGTAACGAGCTACTCCGTCGCCGAAATTGATCTTCTCAACGACATGCAATTCACTCAATAACTCCAGCGTACGATAAACCGTCGCAAGACCGATTTCCGGAGCCTTATCCTTAACAAGCATAAACACATCTTCAGCACTTAAATGATCTTCTTCATTTTCTAGCAGTACCCTTACCGTGGCTTCCCGCTGGGGTGTCAACTTGTAACCGTGGGATTGTAACTGCTGCTTGATTTTCTCGATCTTTGCTTCCATGTTGTTCCTCCCCCAGGAATCGCCGTACATTGCCGTACAATGTAATTATTTATAACCACTTCTTTCATTATAGGGGGAGTCAAACAACAAAGTCAAACATTTTACTAGAGTTATACTGGGTTTAGAACCTGTTCCAACATAGGAGTGACCCAAGTCATCATCACGGGTGTAACCCAAGTTTCAAAAGCCGATGCCGCCAGTACAACCACGACCATAGCCAAAGTCAGGCCTGTATAAGATAAAAAGGGACGAGCAAAACTCCCATTACGGTTCATAAGAACTCTACTTCGGATAATCCCCAGTGAGAAACTTACCGCGGCTACACTGCCAATAAGCAATGCAGGAATAATGATCAGATTATGTGGCGCAATGGACACGAACGCAAATAATAAACCTTTCCAACTGAACTGACCGACAAGACAACCCACCGTAAACCCAATAAGAACTCCTTTTAGAAAATCTAAAATGAGAATACCAGGAAGTCCGATGACGGAAAGTCCCAAAATCCAAATTAGTCCAATCCACTTTAAATGCAGCCCCGCTACAGCCCAAAAATCTAGCTGGTTGAACTCGACTCCACCCTGATTTACGGATACAAAGAAATCTCCAAGATATCTTGATAGATCTTGCTGTTGCTCCAGTGTCAGCGCATTGACCATTAATGCACCAAAAACAACACCCATCAGAAAAAGCACAGATACGAATACATACAGTGACGTCTGATCCTTGAGCGCATGACGAAACGGTTGCAGCATGCGGGAGCCCCTTTCTCTCGTTCATAGTCGTCTTCCTCTTTAAATCAGACTATGTACAAGCTAGCTCCCTTATGCTTCAAAAATAACATTATGATTTGATGACCTTGCCGTATGTCCCGCCCCCACCTGGAGATAAATTTAATCTTCCACTTCGTGCTTCACAAATGAGACCAGCAAGCTCATCACCTACGACTTCAGCAAGTTCTAACTGTGATACTTGATGCAAAATGTTCATTTCAGTACCGAAGACTTTGAGCAAGAGATTAAGCTTAGATGGACCAAGGCCCGGAATAAATTCCAAGGGCACTTGATAATGATACGGCGGGCGATGTGAGGGAATCGAAGGCTCGCTGCGATCACTAATAGAATGGATTCTATCCAGAACTCCACGTACTAATTTGGGACTACCGCAATAAGGACAACGCTCCACCGAATGCTCGGTCTCATTGATGATGTAATTACACCCACCGCAGTATGTTCGGTGGTACTTACCCAAGCGAGGATTCAAGCCATAATTGCCGGCTACCTTTCTCCCATCTTCACGCTTCAGAGCTTTTTCGAACTCACGATAACTAGGCTCCCGTAGAATCAATTCATTGTATTCCCTACCGATCTTGCCAAGAGAGTGTGCGTCTGAATTGGTCAAGATGGTATACCGATCTAGCTCACTGATCAATCCTGCCATTTCACTATCGGCACTTAGGCCAAGCTCAACCGCACTGACAAGTTCAGGATCCAGTACCTCATCCAAACGTGGGGCACAACTACCATAAATACTTCGATGAGGTGTAAAAATATGAGCAGGAATTACCATGCCGCCTCGGGCATATACCTCTTCTTGCAACGCACGTGCTGGCGCGTATACACGTTGGGAGCTTAGACTTACATTCTTCATTCTTTGCTCCAACCAACCCGTAAATGACCGCATCATATCGAAATAAGGTAAGTAGACCAAAATATGCGCTGGTCCCATACCTGGTTCACGAATTTCTAATTCTGTACCCAGTAAGATGGTCGTTCCCTTATAAGAAATCCCACCATCTTCTAACTCCTTCATCTCGCCTTTGCTTAAGCTAACGACAATGTCATCCTGTACTCCAGGTGAATGGCAATCGATAATCCCCACGAGACTGATGCCCTTGCGCTCATGAGCTTCCTTTGCAATGTTCTCAAACGTCAGATTCCGACTACCACTAATTTTTACAGGAGCGCCCTGACCCGTACGACCTATGTGTATATGAAGATCAGCATAATAAGACGATAAATCTAATGGTTTACTCATCGTTACTTAACTTGGCTGTCTTGTGCAAGTTGTTGTTTCCAAATATATACCGCCATGATCGTCTTACTATCCGCAATACGACCCTCGGCAATGTAATTCTCACATTCTTCTAAAGTAGCCTCATACACTTCAAGAAATTCATCTTCATCCAGAGCCATTTCCCCTGCTGACAATCCCTCTGCAAGATACAAGTGAATCATTTCATCTGCAAAACCGGGAGATGTATAGAACGAATGTAGCAGACTTATATGCTCACAGCGATATCCTGTCTCTTCCTGAAGCTCTCGCTTGGCAGCCTCCATCGGATCTTCACCCTTCTCCAGCTTACCTGCGGGGATCTCAAGCTCACACCGACCCATAGGTTGACGATATTGATCCACAAGAAGTAATCGCCCTTCATGAATAGCAATTACAGCAACCGCACCAGGGTGCTTCACAACCTCGCGTGTAGCTTGTGAACCATCGGGAAGTTCTACCGTATCGATCTGAAGAGAAATAATTCTCCCTGAGAAAATAGGTTCTGTAGATATCGTCTTTTCGATTAACTTATCCTGTGCTGTAGTCATTATTTTTCCTCCTAAAATGAAATAGATAACGTCATAACTTGTCCACCTGAGACATATGCTGTAACTATACCAAAACCCGTCTTAGAAAAGGAGCAGCGCTATGAAATCATATTTCTCCAATGATCGTTTGCGAGCCCAAGGAAAGGCCTGGCAAATCCGCATTCTTTTGTCCCAGTGGCAAAAAGAGGCGGGAGCAACCGTTAAAGTTAAAGAACTTTTAGAATCGCGACGTACCAAATAAATGAATTCAACAGAACAGGAAGTGATGAACTATGGGTTATTCTCCATTCTGTGAAAATAATAAATCGGAGTCTTACCGTGAAATATATCTTGAATCTTTAATTCGTTCTGGCGAGATTGAAAAGGCACTTTCGCGTATCCAGGAGTGGACAGCAGAAGAGATAGCGAAGTCATCTTCCTTTATGGAGAGTATGAGTCAGTTGTCAATCATCTGCCAACTACGGATGAATGTCCCTATTATGGACCTTATTCTGAGCCATATTCGTGTAGCCGAACTTATTCATCGAACAGTAGCCTTAGGTCTGCTTGATCTTGCTGAGACTTTAGTGAACAAGTATCCCGATAATTATCACCAAAGCGAGCTTATCCAGTCTCTTTATAAACACGGTTACGTATCTACGGCTAAGGAGAAATTAACCTCCTTTCATAAGCTGCTTCTCAATGAAAAAAGTTGCTCTGTACTGAATCTAAACTTTATATCTGCTGAAATCCTTCATGATGAGGGTCGTTATTCCGAGGCTGCTGAAATTTTCGAATCACTTGTCATAAGTAATCCTGACATGGCTCGGGCTCGATTCGGTGCTGCATCCTGTTATCTACTCGACGCAATTGACAACCTAACAGGAAGGATCACTATATACAACCCGTCTGAAGAAGATAGAATGAGAATAGAGAGGTATCTAAGTGACATCACGCAATCTCTCCAAATCATAACTAAATCTGGATGGCATACGGTCTGGTCACTCGAGCAGCAACGGAACCTGCCGGATCAAGTAGTAGAACAGTCTGCCTTGTTACATTAAGTTCTTTAGGCTCCTGCCCTCTTATCCAAGTCATACATAGACAAACCGCCCAGGCTGTCATGAAGACTAACCTAGGCGGTGCATATGATGATCGCCTAGAATTAGCGAGTCACAGTCTGTCTAACGATCTCAAGTGCAAATTGGGCGACTTTAACAATATCCTCGCTCTTGATACGCTCTTTGGTTGTGTGAATATCTTCATATCCAACAGCTAAATTTACTGTAGGTATTCCTAATCCATTGAAAATATTGGCATCACTTCCCCCTCCTGAGAGGAAAGTATCTCCTGATAATCCTAATTGCCCCGCTGCCTTCTTCGCCAACAATACAACATCCTCACTACCTGAAAAATGGAATGCCGGATAAATAATATTACTATGGAATTCTCCACGTGCGTGGTAATCACGGCAAGCTGAATCAACCGCTTCCTTCATATCAGCAATTTGTTTGTTCACCTTATCCTGAGAAATACTACGTGCTTCTGCATATAACTTCACATAGTCTGGCACAATATTCGTCTGGCCACCGCCTTCGAATTTACCAATATTTGCAGTTGTTTCTTCATCAATACGACCCAGATTCATACGGGAAATGGCTTTACCTGCAACTTGAATTGCGCTAATCCCATCCTCAGGATTCACCCCAGCATGAGCTGATTTTCCGAAAATTTCGATCTCAATCCGCGCTTGCGTAGGAGCTCCAACACAGATAGAACCGACTTCTCCGTTAGAATCTATCGCAAATCCGAATTTGGCATCCAAGTGTTTAGCATCTAATGCTCTTGCACCCATAAGTCCTGATTCTTCTCCAGCAGTAATCACGAACTGAATTTGGCCATGTGGTAGGTTATTCTCTTTGAGCACTTGAATAAGCTCAAGAAGAGCCGCGACACCCGCTTTATCATCCGAACCAAGAATCGTAGTGCCATCGCTGCGAATCCATCCATCTTCACCGATAATCGGCTTAATCCCGACTCCCGGTGTCACCGTATCCATATGACACGTGAATAGGAAAGGCTCAGCAGACGAGTCTCCATTTGGTTTCAGAGTGGCAATCAGGTTGCCAGCTCCGTGACCTGTAATCGCCTGGGAATCATCTTCCACCACTTCAAGTCCAAGACTCTCAAACTTAGCTTTCAAGAAATCTGCAATTTGCCGCTCATGTTTTGTCTCACTGTCAATGGATACTAGCTCTATAAATTGTGCGATAACTCTTTCCTGATTAATCAATGTACTTTCCTCGCCTTCTCTTTTGCGTTAATATAAATGGATATAGTCAATACTTGACTAGTTGGACAAGCTTCACATGATTCAAGTTCATTCTAATTTTAATAAAAGGAGTATCTCAATATGCAGAAAAAAAGGTTGAAAATCGTCGTTTATATAATGTTATTTGCTATGCTTGGATCAACATTGCTCGCCCTTCTTGAGCCATTGTTCATGCGTTAATTTTAGGGCTAGCCTAATCCATTATAATCAAACACCTCGTTAAACAACGGGACAATCTCCTGTGCAACTTGTTCCACAGTAAATGTAAGGCCAGTGACATCTTCTAGCGATGTCACACCATATTGTTCAATGCCGCAGGGAATAATACCTTGGAATCCAGCTTGTTGAATGCCCGCTTTGATATTAAAAGCGAATCCATGACTGGCTATAAATCCTTTCCTGCGGCGACACTTATTAAATTTCACACCAATCGCTGCTATTTTGGTATCCCCGACCCAAACTCCGGTATATTCCGGCTTTCTAGATCCTTCAACTCCAAATAATTTCAAGTAATTTATAATTACCTGCTCCAGCTCTCGTAAATAGCCGTGTAAATCCAGTCCTTTTGTACCGTCAAGCCACAATAAAGGATAACCCACTAGTTGTCCTGGGCCATGATATGTAATATCTCCACCACGATCGATTTCAAACAAAGCTATTCCCTGCTCCTGCAATTGTTCAGGACTTAGAAGTAGATGTTCAGGGTGTCGTTGTGAGCCTATCGTATACGTCGGTGGATGTTGAAGAAGCAGCAGGTGTTCCTGCTGCTGTCCTTCATCAATGGCTTTTACGAGCATTTTCTGCATTTCCCAGGCTTCTCCGTATTCCATCATCGGAAAATACCGGACTTCCAAGGATTTCGTCATGCCGTTCATCGCCTCGTCTCTCAAATAACGGATGGATCAGATCTCCCAATCAATCGCTGATCAATACACTTGAGTGTCCATATTATAGCTTTCCATATTATCCTTCACGCGCTGCATAAATCTTCCGCAAATGACACCGTCCAATATCCGATGGTCAAGTGACAGACACATGTTAGCCATGGAACGAACTGCGATCATATCATTAATAACTACAGGTCTCTTAACAATGGATTCGAAGGTAAGAATTGCGGCCTGCGGATAGTTAATGATCGGTTGAGTCAAAATAGATCCGAAAGAACCGGTATTATTTACGGTAAAAGTTCCGCCTTGCATATCATCAAGCTTCAGCTTACCCGCACGGACCTTGCTAGCAAGATCCTCGATTTCCCTGGCAAGACCAGCGATATTCTTCTGATCTGCTTTCTTAATAACCGGTGTCAATACAGAATCTTCTGTCCCAACAGCAAGTGAAATGTTGATGTCCCGTTTAACAATAATCTTGTCCACAGCCCAAACCGAGTTCATGATCGGATAGTCCTTGATCGCGCCAACTACAGCTTTCATCAGGAAAGCTAGATAGGTAAGATTAACGCCTTCTTTTTTCATGAAATCATGCTTCAATTTATTACGGAGCTGAACCAGATTGGTGACATCAACCTCAATCATCATCCAACCATGTGGGATCTCCGATACACTTTGACGCATACGTGTAGCAATCGTGTTACGGATTGGTGTCACATCGATGAAATGTTCAGAACGATCTCCTGCCTCAACCTCAATCTTTGGAATTTTTGGAGATTCCGTCAAATGAAGCCCAGAATGACGAACTGGCTCTTCAGCAACCCGAGTTGGTTCGAAAGATACCGGTGAGGTGTATTGAGCCTGCTGTGGAGCAGGCGATGGAGCTGAAGGCGCTGCTCCTCCTCCATCAATATAGGCTAGCACGTCTTTACGCGTAATCCGCCCACCGAGACCCGTCCCAGGGACATTTTGCAAGTTGATCCCGTGTTGTGCAGCTAGCGTCTGTACTGCTGGTGAATAACGGCTACGCTGCGACTGATCTGTAGCAATTCCTGAATTACTTACACGTGCATTATCATTAACATCCGAAGACTTGTCATCAGAGATCAGATCAACACCAGCGTCAGTCGTCTCAATTCGGCAAATCACAGTACCGACCTTAATCTCCTGACCTTCTTCCGCTAGTAGCTCTCCCATAATCCCATCCATTGTTGAAGGAATTTCGGCGTTAACTTTGTCCGTGATTACTTCACAGATCGGCTCAAATTGCTCTACTGAGTCGCCTGGCTTCTTCAGCCATTTGCCAATAGTAGCAGATACAAGTGACTCTGCCAGTTGAGGCATCGTGACATCGGTTAACTTTTTATTAGATGACATATTCTCACTCACTCCCAATTAGTAAAGCGCCAATTGCAGCATGGCTTCTTTGACTTTATCTTTACTGAGCATAAAGAACTTCTCCATTGGAGGACTGATCGGCATTGCAGGAACATCCGGTCCACACAATCTCGCAATAGGTGCATCTAGCTCAAATAGACACTCCTCTGAAATAATGGCCGATACCTCAGCACCGACACCACCTGTCTTATTATCCTCATGAACGATTAATACCTTGCCTGTTTTACGAGCCGCTTCAATAATCGCATCACGATCCAGCGGCTGGATTGTTCGAAGATCCAACACATGTGATGTAATGCCTTGTTCCTTTTCCAAGTCAGCCGCCGCTTGCATAATAAAATGAAGTGGAAGACTGTAGCTGATCACGGTGAGATCAGAACCTTCACGCAGAACATTAGCCTTGCCAATCGGTACGATATAATCGTCCTCAGGGACATCCTCTTTAATCAGCTTGTAACATTTCTTATTTTCGAAGAACAACACAGGATCAGGATCCCGTACAGCTGCCTTCAGCAAGCCTTTGGCATCGTACGCCGAATAAGGCGCAATAATCTTCAAGCCTGGGGTACCGAAGAAAATGGATTCCGCACATTGCGAATGGTATAAACCACCGAATATCCCTCCACCGATAGGCGCACGAACGACCAATGGGCAGTTCCAATCATTATTAGAACGATAACGGATCTTAGCCGCCTCGCTGATAATTTGATTTGTTGCAGGTAACATAAAGTCAGAATACTGCATTTCCGCAATCGGCTTCATTCCGTACATCGCTGCCCCGATCGCTACGCCGGCAATTGCTGACTCCGCAAGTGGCGTATCGATAACACGATCCTCACCAAACTGTGCATGCAGTCCTTTTGTCGTCGTAAAGACGCCACCTTTGACCCCAACATCTTCTCCCAAAATAAATACATTCTCATCACGTTCCATTTCCTCTTTCATCGCAAGGCGAATGGCGTCTATATACTCCATAACTGGCATTTATTGACCCTCCTCTGCGCTGTCAGCGTAAACGTGCAGCAACGTATCTTCTGGCTTAGGAAATGGTGCGTTATCAGCTGAATCAATCGCTTCTTTAACTTGCTTGTGTAACTCTTTATTAAGCGCCTCATCCTGTTCTTCATCCCAAATATTACATTCAATGAGATAGGACTTCAGCTTTGGAATACCATCTTTCTTCCAGTTCTCGTCAACCTCATCCTTCGTCCGATACACTAGATCGTTATCCGAAGTTGTATGTGGTGACAGTCGGTACATCACGGCTTCGATTAAAGTTGGACCCTCACCGCGAAGTGCACGCTCCCGTGCTTCCTTCACGACACGATATACTTCCAGAGCGTCGTTGCCGTCGACCTCGATACCAGGAAACCCATATCCCTTAGCACGATCATACACACGCCCACCAAGCTGTTTACTGATCGGCACTGAAATCGCATATTGGTTATTCTCACACATGAAAATGACCGGTAGCTTATGCACACCAGCAAAGTTCAAACCTTCATGGAAGTCCCCTTGGTTACTAGAACCTTCCCCAAAGGTAACAAATGAAACAATATCTTCACCCTTCATTTTAGCGGCTAAGGCCACACCAACAGCATGAGGTACTTGTGTTGTTACGGGACTTGATCCAGTCACAATCCGTAGTCGTTTACTACCGAAATGTCCCGGCATCTGACGTCCGCCACTGTTAGGATCTTCCGCCTTAGCGAAAGCAGATAACATAAGTTCTCTTACCGTCATGCCGACAGATAGAACAAATCCGTAATCACGATAATACGGTAGGAAATAATCACGTTGCCGATCCAAGGCAAACGCTGCAGCAACCTGTGCCGCCTCCTGGCCAATACCAGAAACGTGAAAATTAATCTTACCTGCCCGTTGTAGGAGCAAGTTGAGCTCATCGAATTTCCGCGCGAGCAACATATATTTGTACATGTCCACCACTTCGGTATCCGACAATCCGAGCTGCTCATGTTTGTGTTTAGTCTGTGTTAAACTCTTTGCGTTCATGGGAGTTACCTCCTTCAATTATGTCTTTCCCCAGATTTCTTATCTCATCTTAAAACCTGGTACTAAGACTTGGTTTAACCTCATTATAATCTCTTTTCCCGCAAAAAGAAAATATTACTTTATTCTCTTAGATCACAGTAGCTTGACCGTCTACCGCTAATGCCGCTTCACCGATAATTTCGGACAAAGAAGGATGTGCAAACACAGCTTGACCAACTTCCCATGGCGTTGCATCGAGCACTTGAGCTAAGGTCGCACCGCTGATCAATTCAGTTACATGTGCGCCAATCATATGAACACCAATAATATCGTTGGTACGAGCATTGGACACTATTTTTACAAAGCCATCTTGTTCTCCATGAACTAGCGCTTTGCCAATCGCCGAGAAAGGAACCTTACCGATCTTAAGTTCAATCCCTTGTTCACGAGCTTCCTTCTCCGATATTCCAACTGAAGCCACTTCAGGACGCGAATATACGCAACGTGGTACATGGTGTGCGTTATAACCATGCCCGGATTCCCCAGCCAAGTGATTCACTGCGACTATTCCTTCATGACTAGCAACATGTGCCAGTTGCAATCCACCTATACAGTCACCGATCGCATAAATATGTGGTTCTGTCGTCTGCATGGATTCGTTCACTCGGATAAATCCCCTTTCCAAGGCGATATCTGTATTCTCTAGTCCAATATTCTCCACGTTGGCCTGACGACCAATCGAGAGCAATAGCTTGTCTCCTTGGAGTTCGATATTTTCTTCGCCACGCTTCGCCGAAATATGTACGACTTGATCTTTCACCTCGAAAGTATCCGTCAGTACACTTACACCGGTCAGCACAGTGACACCACGCCGCCCAAGTTGTTTCTGAAGCTCACGTGACAATTCCTCATCTTCTGTTGGTAGCAGTTGGCTTGCCGCTTCCACAATTGTGACTTGAACACCGAAATCACTAAGAAGTGAAGCCCACTCTACTCCGATTACGCCTCCGCCAACAATAATAATTGAAGCAGGAAGTTCCTCCATTTGCAGTGCTTCATCGCTACTTAATATATACTTACCATCAAGAGTTAATCCCGGTAATGTGCGTGGACGAGATCCAGTTGCAATAATCAAATATTCAGGAATAATGGTTTCCATTTCACCGTTAGTTAACTCAACAGCAACTGCTCCACTTTTAGGAGAGAATATCGAAGGTCCCGTAACCCGTCCTTTCCCTTGAATAATTTGAATCTTATGTTTCTTCATCAGGTATTTGACACCTGTATGTAGCTGGTCCACGATTCCTTGTTTGCGCTCTTGCACCTTCGGGAAGAAAAGGGACACTCCTGATGTCTCAATACCGAAACTTGCACTATCTTTCATTTGTGCGAATAGTTCTGCGCTCCGGAGTAGTGCTTTACTTGGGATACATCCACGATGTAGACATGTTCCTCCAAGCTTGTCCTGTTCAATAATCACAACATCCTTGCCTAATTGGGCTGCACGTATTGCCGCAACATATCCTCCCGTACCCCCACCAAGAATCGCTACATCGCATGAAATAGTCATTACTTATCTCCACCCATTCATTATAATAATCAATAGTATTTCGTCATCTTATTGTACCTCGTTTTACGGCTAATACAAATAAATGGAACCAAATAGACAGAATATCAATAACAAGTTATGATTAAAAAAATTACATTTTTTTAGGAAAGGAAGACAATTTTCATGAAATTGAAGACTTCCCGATTTATTGCGATTCTTATTCTCGTTATTCCGGGTATCGCGGCCATGATTGGCTTCCTTAAAATGAAAGACACTATATTCTTATATATGTCCAATCACGGAGACGATGCACTCACCACGATTACTTTCGACTGGCTAAATTTTATTATAGGTCTAATCTTATTTCTGTGCGGTATCAGTTTCTTAGCTGGTTGGACCTTCTTCCGCGACCGAAAACGGAATTATGTAGGGCCAAGGTTCCGCAAAAAGGCGTGATTCAAAGCAAAAACCTCTTTTCGCTAGACGCCGAAAGAGGTTTTTATTTTACTCATAAAGAGCGTCCTTCAATTTACTCGACATCTTAGATTCATTCTTCGATGACACTCGTAACAACGTTCTCCGCAAGCGTCCATTCTCTGCAGTTAATTTCTCCACTTGTTCGATCAGTTGATTAATCAAAACCTTATCTTGCTCAGAGATTCCTGTATGTTCAAGCATTGTTCTATAATGCTCCAATTTCAACTCTTCTGTTTCTGCTGACATACTGCGCCTCCACTTCATTTAGCTATAGTGCTTCAGTTGCTAACTTCTATTTTATCATATATCAGATAATTAAGAGTTCTCTACGTAAGAGAG is part of the Paenibacillus segetis genome and encodes:
- a CDS encoding DUF4227 family protein: MIISLRKCLRALKYLLVFLVLAYAMYRIIGMLDGYIFPMDKYRIPEGSSVKVFRSGTDGDNKSEVLSERLKLFFWYGE
- the fur gene encoding ferric iron uptake transcriptional regulator is translated as MEAKIEKIKQQLQSHGYKLTPQREATVRVLLENEEDHLSAEDVFMLVKDKAPEIGLATVYRTLELLSELHVVEKINFGDGVARYDLRTDTSKHHHHHLICVQCGAMDEIREDWLGELEERLDKEFNFTVLDHRLDFHGICYRCKDKNSDNQDKGESTN
- the spoIIM gene encoding stage II sporulation protein M, whose product is MQPFRHALKDQTSLYVFVSVLFLMGVVFGALMVNALTLEQQQDLSRYLGDFFVSVNQGGVEFNQLDFWAVAGLHLKWIGLIWILGLSVIGLPGILILDFLKGVLIGFTVGCLVGQFSWKGLLFAFVSIAPHNLIIIPALLIGSVAAVSFSLGIIRSRVLMNRNGSFARPFLSYTGLTLAMVVVVLAASAFETWVTPVMMTWVTPMLEQVLNPV
- a CDS encoding endonuclease Q family protein, translating into MSKPLDLSSYYADLHIHIGRTGQGAPVKISGSRNLTFENIAKEAHERKGISLVGIIDCHSPGVQDDIVVSLSKGEMKELEDGGISYKGTTILLGTELEIREPGMGPAHILVYLPYFDMMRSFTGWLEQRMKNVSLSSQRVYAPARALQEEVYARGGMVIPAHIFTPHRSIYGSCAPRLDEVLDPELVSAVELGLSADSEMAGLISELDRYTILTNSDAHSLGKIGREYNELILREPSYREFEKALKREDGRKVAGNYGLNPRLGKYHRTYCGGCNYIINETEHSVERCPYCGSPKLVRGVLDRIHSISDRSEPSIPSHRPPYHYQVPLEFIPGLGPSKLNLLLKVFGTEMNILHQVSQLELAEVVGDELAGLICEARSGRLNLSPGGGGTYGKVIKS
- a CDS encoding NUDIX domain-containing protein, with protein sequence MTTAQDKLIEKTISTEPIFSGRIISLQIDTVELPDGSQATREVVKHPGAVAVIAIHEGRLLLVDQYRQPMGRCELEIPAGKLEKGEDPMEAAKRELQEETGYRCEHISLLHSFYTSPGFADEMIHLYLAEGLSAGEMALDEDEFLEVYEATLEECENYIAEGRIADSKTIMAVYIWKQQLAQDSQVK
- a CDS encoding Z-ring formation inhibitor MciZ; its protein translation is MKSYFSNDRLRAQGKAWQIRILLSQWQKEAGATVKVKELLESRRTK
- a CDS encoding tetratricopeptide repeat protein — protein: MGYSPFCENNKSESYREIYLESLIRSGEIEKALSRIQEWTAEEIAKSSSFMESMSQLSIICQLRMNVPIMDLILSHIRVAELIHRTVALGLLDLAETLVNKYPDNYHQSELIQSLYKHGYVSTAKEKLTSFHKLLLNEKSCSVLNLNFISAEILHDEGRYSEAAEIFESLVISNPDMARARFGAASCYLLDAIDNLTGRITIYNPSEEDRMRIERYLSDITQSLQIITKSGWHTVWSLEQQRNLPDQVVEQSALLH
- a CDS encoding M20/M25/M40 family metallo-hydrolase; protein product: MINQERVIAQFIELVSIDSETKHERQIADFLKAKFESLGLEVVEDDSQAITGHGAGNLIATLKPNGDSSAEPFLFTCHMDTVTPGVGIKPIIGEDGWIRSDGTTILGSDDKAGVAALLELIQVLKENNLPHGQIQFVITAGEESGLMGARALDAKHLDAKFGFAIDSNGEVGSICVGAPTQARIEIEIFGKSAHAGVNPEDGISAIQVAGKAISRMNLGRIDEETTANIGKFEGGGQTNIVPDYVKLYAEARSISQDKVNKQIADMKEAVDSACRDYHARGEFHSNIIYPAFHFSGSEDVVLLAKKAAGQLGLSGDTFLSGGGSDANIFNGLGIPTVNLAVGYEDIHTTKERIKSEDIVKVAQFALEIVRQTVTR
- the prli42 gene encoding stressosome-associated protein Prli42; amino-acid sequence: MQKKRLKIVVYIMLFAMLGSTLLALLEPLFMR
- the lipB gene encoding lipoyl(octanoyl) transferase LipB is translated as MTKSLEVRYFPMMEYGEAWEMQKMLVKAIDEGQQQEHLLLLQHPPTYTIGSQRHPEHLLLSPEQLQEQGIALFEIDRGGDITYHGPGQLVGYPLLWLDGTKGLDLHGYLRELEQVIINYLKLFGVEGSRKPEYTGVWVGDTKIAAIGVKFNKCRRRKGFIASHGFAFNIKAGIQQAGFQGIIPCGIEQYGVTSLEDVTGLTFTVEQVAQEIVPLFNEVFDYNGLG
- a CDS encoding dihydrolipoamide acetyltransferase family protein; amino-acid sequence: MSSNKKLTDVTMPQLAESLVSATIGKWLKKPGDSVEQFEPICEVITDKVNAEIPSTMDGIMGELLAEEGQEIKVGTVICRIETTDAGVDLISDDKSSDVNDNARVSNSGIATDQSQRSRYSPAVQTLAAQHGINLQNVPGTGLGGRITRKDVLAYIDGGGAAPSAPSPAPQQAQYTSPVSFEPTRVAEEPVRHSGLHLTESPKIPKIEVEAGDRSEHFIDVTPIRNTIATRMRQSVSEIPHGWMMIEVDVTNLVQLRNKLKHDFMKKEGVNLTYLAFLMKAVVGAIKDYPIMNSVWAVDKIIVKRDINISLAVGTEDSVLTPVIKKADQKNIAGLAREIEDLASKVRAGKLKLDDMQGGTFTVNNTGSFGSILTQPIINYPQAAILTFESIVKRPVVINDMIAVRSMANMCLSLDHRILDGVICGRFMQRVKDNMESYNMDTQVY
- a CDS encoding alpha-ketoacid dehydrogenase subunit beta codes for the protein MPVMEYIDAIRLAMKEEMERDENVFILGEDVGVKGGVFTTTKGLHAQFGEDRVIDTPLAESAIAGVAIGAAMYGMKPIAEMQYSDFMLPATNQIISEAAKIRYRSNNDWNCPLVVRAPIGGGIFGGLYHSQCAESIFFGTPGLKIIAPYSAYDAKGLLKAAVRDPDPVLFFENKKCYKLIKEDVPEDDYIVPIGKANVLREGSDLTVISYSLPLHFIMQAAADLEKEQGITSHVLDLRTIQPLDRDAIIEAARKTGKVLIVHEDNKTGGVGAEVSAIISEECLFELDAPIARLCGPDVPAMPISPPMEKFFMLSKDKVKEAMLQLALY